The genomic stretch GATAAACAGCTGCACAATCAATTTGTAGGCATGAACATCTCTGATCACACCTGTGCTTCCCTTCTCAAATCTGTTCTTTGCGCGGTAAGCTCCTTTAACAGCTTGACAGTACACGTTTAGGATtacggaaaatgcacgcggtgcccttgaactttgatgttttgcccgaaatacccaaattttttatCCGAATAACTTTAAGAGGCTGTAACTCGTGTTTACCAGTtcagaaagtgacgatttttttttttttcaaattgattatcttttcaAAAACTTCTAGtcacgggatccaaatacgacaatttatttttcaaatcgtagttctcgtaaagataatcgatttggaaaaaaatatcatcactttctgaactcgtagACACGAAATATAGCCTCTTTAAGTTTTCCGGAACAAAACATTGGGTATTTCAGGCAAAATTCGAAAATTCAAGGACACCGCGTGCATTTTTCATAAACTTTGTGTTTCTTTTGCTAGTCAGAAAGTGATTCCAATGAGCTTTCTAAATTCGTATATAAATTAGTTTGTGATAGGaaggcctcaaccatcaccttaaggttttggttgagatggttcatctatcatggtatcagaacCAATCTGACCATAGGTCACGAGTAtggtcacgggttcgaatcctgccaacctcaaaactcctcaaaaaaaACTCTCGAAGTGGAATTCTAGCACACGGTATGGGGGAGCCgttgcacaactaaccactcttcaagcccaatgggcatttgagtgagggagcgtaataggaataagtAATACAGAAATGCTGACTGTTATAGATGCGAGTATGCTACTGTAAATTAATCCGTATGTAATTGTTCAAGAAATTCATCAAAAAGAAGAGATATTGGTCATTTGCAGGCATGTGATCCCTTTGCAGCAGAGCTTTTCAAGACAGAAACAGGCGATCAGCAGCAGCGACCAGTACCATTACTTTGTAACTCAACTAATTCAGGAGGCCGAGGCTCATCTTCATCAAAACAATCAACATCAAATTTCTGTTCAGTATTATGGAACACTTGCAAAGACGAAACAATCATGAATTCACCTTTTGCACCTTCCTTACGAGGTCGTGCAGGAGTATCACCAGTCACTTCCAACTCGACCACTTTAGCCAATCTTTGGCAGTCAGAAAACACTTTCTGTAATGCCTTTGGCACTTCGTCTAGAAACGATTCCATTTGCTTCAACGGTGAACCAGTTGAACTCGGAAATAACACAGAAGCCGATGTTTCACCAAAAGGGCTGTGTTTAGAGAAGATTGGCAGTGAGAGCTACATCAACATGGTTCCGCACCCAGATGGTTCAAACCGCGCCTTTTTCTCTAATTTACCCGGGAAAATATGGCTGGCCTCAATACCCGAGCAGGATTCAGAACAGAAACTTGATGTGGATGAATCAGACCCGTTTGTCGACTTAACAGATGAAGTCCTATTTGATACAACATTCGGCATGCTTGGAATGGCCTTCCACCCGGATTTTGCTCATAACGGACGCTTCTTTGCGTCCTACAATTGCGACCGTCTGAAATCACCTTCATGTGCTGGGAGATGTGCTTGTAACTCTGATGTTAACTGTGATCCTTCCAAATTCAATTCTTCAGGCAGTAGCGCTCCCTGCCAATATCAAAGTGTTATTGCAGAGTTCACAGATAACGGTACCTCGTCCAATCCTTCGGTAATCATCTTCACCCTGTCTATTTGTAACCAATTAGCCAATGTGAATACAGTCTGCTAACGACTAATTTCCTGTCCCTGCAGGAGCCACGTGGAAAACCGACAGAGGTGAGAAGGATCTTCACCATGGGCTTACCTTACACAAATGATCACGGTGGCCAAATTATCTTTGGGCCTGACGATGGTTACTTGTACGTCATGATGGGAGATGGTGGAGGACGAGGCGATCCCTATAACTTTGCACAGAATAAGAAATCAATATTAGGGAAGATTTTGAGACTTGATGTTGATAACCTTCCAAGTAAgcatttttatatattttttttttttgatgacgagagGGTTGAGTCCCCTGGCCCCCTGCATTCCCgtaccaccacatggaccatgtaagccatcCCCTTCGGGAGCTGCAGTGGTCAAGTGATCATCGACCCAGCTGGTAGTTAAACCCGGGGCCACTCAAGTCCTGCatttctacaagcttcaaggtttaacccggctaccactggactaacaccacctGCTTAGCATTTTTATACTTGATACGGAGTAAGTGTAAGTGTTGCGGTAATAACTAGTCCGTATATATGCAGGTGAAAAAGAAATTAAAGATTTAGGTCTATGGGGACACTATACCATTCCTCGAGATAATCCGTATGCAGAAGACAAGGACTTAGCTCAAGAAATATGGGCTATGGGATTCCGGAACCCCTGGCGTTGCAGCTTTGATGCAGACAGGCATTCTTATTTCGTCTGTGCAGATGTCGGCCAGGATCAATATGAAGAAGTGGATGTTGTCACGAAAGGTGGAAACTATGGGTGGAATACGTTTGAAGGACCCATTTTGTCTAGTCCTAGAAAACCGTCTGCAGTGAATGATTCTCTGGTAACCGAAGATTTGATCTTTCCGGTAGCAGGTTATACTCATAAACAAGTCAGCAACAAAATTGGTTCTGCAGCAATTTCTGGAGGGTTTTTCTATCGGTCTCAAACCGACCCATGCATGTCTGGCAGGTGAGTTTTGCAGCAGCAGTCCTCATCTACCCAGACTTCATAAATCATATTTCCTCTGTtccattgaattgtttacgtttttcaAAAGTAAACAATTCAATGGAACAGAGGCTGAATTGCTTACGTTTTTCAAAATTTtgaaaaacgtaaacaattcaatggaACAGATGAAATGACATAAATTTTTCAGGTACTTGTATGGAGATCTTTATGCAAGCAACATATGGACAGCAATTGAGAACCCGGAAAACAGTGGAAATTTCAGCTCAGATGCTTTACCTTTCAGCTGTGCACATGACTCACCAATGCCTTGTGGCGCTGTCCCAGGAACAACCCTGCCAGCATTAGGCTACATATACTCCTTTGCGCAGGATAACAACAAAGACATATTCATTCTCGCTAGCTCGGGGGTTTACAGAGTTGTTCGTCCAAGTCGCTGCAACTACGCCTGCTCAAAGGAAATCGTGAGGCCTGCCAGAGGTCCTAGTCCAAGTCCATCGTCTCCTCCGAGCAATGCACAATCTATTAAACTTCAAAAAGAGTtgattttcatgttttttttctTGTTACTCGAGTGCCTATACATCTGGAACAATTGAGTTGCAACATTTATTGTTATGATTCAACGTTTCCATAAGAGACTTTTATTTAACATCGTCTATATAGACGGTCTCTTTTATTTAACTCCTCAGTTATAGACGGACTCTTTTTCTAAACTGTTTATTATTGATGTCGAAGAGCGCTTTTCCTCTGTCACAAATTTTGCAATCAATTTCTTGGAAGTATAATTCTGAAATGTTTTCCAAGTCTAATTTATTTGCTTTCGGTTATAAGTCTTCGTTATCGGCTTGCTTTCACTCTTTATCGGTCAgaatttggatggttactttgttAGTGTGGTAGTATCTTCAACTTGAGTAGGTCTGCTGAGAGACGATTTCTCAATAAATTTATTGAGAaactattttacaattttaattaaaagtgGTACTGAAGGTAATAAAATAGTTACAAATCATGATTATAGATAAAATgtgtacatttattatgtaattaggtacgaaattactatgtcacgatcaacaataaaaagggtCACCAAATATAAATAAAAAGCCGGTACGAAAgactggtctctcaataacttattgaaaTAGTGTCTCTCTTAAGTTTTAGTGCTTCAACTTTGTGGTGTATTTTGCCAGTGTTTTTATATCTTATATATACTAGTTTAGggcccgtgcaaagttgcacgggcaTGTATAGATTGTATATATAAAATTTTTCGTAAACTCTTAGGTTTACAACATTGTTCTGGTTTCTTATTTGAGGTAATTGATTTTCAATATGTTACATGGAAATTATATACttgacaattacaattacaaataCAATACTTCTATAACAGTATAATCTACATATTTAAATTATAgtattaatttttattttcaaaataacattagtattaagagagtattaatttTAAAAACATAGTTACACTCTTATTGTATATCATGCTTACACCCGTCGCATCTCATATCTTTAATTAGAGCATGCATATGCCAACATGTTTACACCTAtgttaaaacatgttaataatttCAAATATCGGCAAATTTTACCATATAGgataagttttgaaatgtttgcataaaaattaaaattgaaatgaggacaaaataaaaagtagaatTACGAATTAAGTCAAAACAGTATTAGTTAACGTATACACTTGAAAACTTGGCATAAAAGGAAAGAACGCTTATGAGTTACACATTATGATATCTCTATAAATTATTTTCTATTTGATATACTAATCAGTATATGTAAATGACCGTATTAAAACCTCTTTGAGCTTTTGAAATTGGTTTACGACCCATTAATCGGGAGACATATTTGGTGTCTATGTCCCATAACATTACTCGTGTCTCATATCTTTTGATGCACAAATTCAAAAGTCATAAACTAAGttgaatttattttttagtttcaAGATATTCAATATTTAACTGGTAGAAATTAGTACAAAATCAATTTGAAAATCAATTTGAGGTTCATTTTTGTTAACATGGTGGGCTCATTTCATAGTCAATATTAGTCGTGTATGAGTTAGTAGATATAAATTTGATGATCATTGTGGGCCATTTGATTAGTGGGCCAATGGATTTTGGTAAAATTGTGTTTAGTATGAGGTGAGTATTTAGGCGGGAAATTAAAAAAGATATTTATGGtttgtgttttattatttataagaaataagaaatttataagaaataagaaataagaaattgGTCACTTTTATCGATGTAAGTAGAATGTAGACTGGTAAAAGTGACCAATTTATAAGAAATAGTGAACTCTCTAACgcataccctttaatcctttatTAATGTTTAAACAATGTCAACCTACTCATAATCAAATTTCATTCGTATAAATTGCATTAACTAATAAATTTTTTTGAGGGAGATCGGAGATAGTCTCTAAATAAGTTATTGATATAACATTTTACGCATTTATTCGTTTTCATGAgcattatataattatattattaatcaTGACTTGAAACGACTCTTTAATTTGTATATATTCTTATAATAAGTGTACTCATTTTATTTTTAACCATGTTTTCACCTGTTTATCAGCCGTGGTACTTTTTTGTATTATAGTTATAAAATAAGCTCATAATAAATTTATTGTGAAACCTTCTCTAAAGACATTTACCCAATGCTTCTCAAATCCAATTTGTTAGTTGTTAGATTATTCAATTTACTCGTGCAAGAAAAGGGGAGATGCTATAATAATATGATAATCGAAGATCGACAACAAAACATTAAGTtcatagtaaaaaaaattaatcatGAAAATACTATGGcaattgttattgttttattaattagtATAGATAGTTAGATTGAAAGTTATGAACACTTCAACATGAATGACCACTTTAACAAATAGCTATTCACCAGTTTAAAAATGTAAAAGGAATGTTTTTGAGACTAACGATTATCTAAATTGCATGATTAAACAATATTGTCTAATCGAGTAAAAACATGATGCTtgaaaaatttaaattcatggcAAACAATTGTATATACTATATAGAATatgaaaattattttaaaaaaaaccacaaaattATAAAACTAATTATGATATTATGGAGATCTTAGAATATAGAGAAGttagtaaaaacaacaataaaatatgatggTATAAATCTTATGCTAACAACATAAAAGAAATTTTATATATTGGGCTATTTAGTTAGCGTGCCTATTTTTAAGGAAATCCTAAAATCTATGTTAAATGTGGAAGTGAGGTTTTGGAGGGAAAAAAAATATGGCGTGgttgttgttttattattttatatagatagatatatagaTCCTCATTTTCTATAATCATTGCAGGGTTAGTATTAGAAATACAGAGAGCGGAAATTATAAAGGTGATTGTTATTGATAAAAGTTCGTTCATGCCTCTAACTATTACAACTTTGGTGTATATATAGTACTACCGAAGATCATAATATCGCTAACCGGATATATCTTATTCTATAAAATCACAATATTATTTTCTACGATATATCACGATACCGTATTTTCTAATTATGAATATGTCAATATCTCGACAAATCCCGATATCTTGTAACATCTCTGTAAcaccccacataccaaggtgccttaccaaggaccaccctagcatgtgaagctgctaccatctcggttgcccgaggtaagtatatcaaaattCAAAAGTTACCATTtaagaacaattattaaagtataaagtttaatgAATACACCGTCTCAAAGAAAGCAAAGTAAAAGAGTATAAATCTCAATACATCCAAAAACAAAGtatctaaactcgtaacagcgaaAGCTACACccaaagtgatgacatcccatctcgtCCCCGTAGCTAAATGTAgttatcacctgtcacaatctgctcatcaTCCCCCGAATgtatcaccacagttttataaaatacaacggggtcagttcactgaataatcaacATAAACTAATCGCAAGGAAACAACGAAACCAAACAACTATACAACCATTCTCTAACTCCAATCATATCTCATATccggctacacacttaagtgtgtagccctgccagattacccaccGCAACAGGTGGCGTGAAGCTATTCCCGAaaatgacttcactcagccgaggacgtaaACATAGCCAATCCACTACAATTTCCAACAACCAAGAAAGACAATGTCAACAACGATATTAATCATGCCAATACCACAAtaatcatcttaaatcaattaaacagacaACCGACTATGGAAACCTTACCTTAGCACTGATCCGAATACGAGTATACACCGCAAGCTAGAAACATTTTTCTACAAATCCTTCACCAAACAATAACCACAACAATCTAATCACAAACATGCAAATCACCCTTTTCCCAATTACAATcactagggcaaaaccctaatagACAATACTAAACAAAAGATACGgaactagtgacttaccgacgaaactgagagagagagagagagagagagagagagagagagagagagagagagagagagagagagagagagagagagagagagagatgaacaAAGACTCACGAATGATCAATTACCTTAGgagtgattaaggatgattagagaAGCGTAAAATCtaattaggttttggtaaaatgaAAAGCTAAATTGTAAAACACGATTTATAACCTCTATTCATCCTTAACCAAACCGCATAAATAAATTCCGTCAGAcctgttactcggtcgagttcctggagtactcggccgagtactatactactcgaccgagtgttcctggacagtagcctgaccagaaaacacacgacactttactcggccgagttagccctattcgtCCGAGTAACAAAACCCACCCCTCAAACCCATGGTAATTTATCGAAATTACCACGGGTTTGCCAAATTTAAGAAAAGTAGAATCATTCGAATTCTTTCGTCTTCGATCTTCAATCTTCTAGAGTAACACCATTCTTTTGGAACTTGCTAAAAGAAAAATATTATCTAGCGGAAACGCCGTTGTTTTTTGAACCCGACAAATCGTCGATCGATAATCGTCAAGAACACCAATCTTTTCGAACTCCAACCAAGATTCGATCTCACGAAAACCAATATGCAACAGTAGCATACTGCTTTTGAATTGATCATAAATCAATTGTGCCGCAAAAGAAGGCAACCAAGAGCAAAGATCCATCTTATAGAGGGTATCAAATGACTCTccgaaaaaacaagaaaaaaatgaATTTCAATGTAGAGGATGATGAACATGGAAGAAGAAATTACGTAGGGGTAAAGTCGTCCAAACAAATTTACGGTCTTTCAAAGTATAAGGAGAAGGATACGATTCCTAAATATAAACAAAAAATGGTACAAGAAGATACCTTGCGAAGCGGAGCACTAAACAAAGAAGGATTGGCCTTGGGAAGACGAAAATCAGCAATTGATCCtgttaaaaatacaaaaaaaaataacaaataaacaaTGTAAGAACATCAAAATCCCAAATCTCAACCcagaaaaataataatattacaaCTGACAGTCATATTATCACCTCCTGGTATGAGCATCATGGAGAAAGCCATATCTTCAACTCTAGAATTTCAGATTACAAGATTTTCAGATCTGGAATTAtagggttttagggttttgggGTATTTAAACTAACACGTTTTGGGCTTTCAAATGCtaaatacaatggattatctaTTTGCTGCCCTTTTATTGATATGAAAATGGGTTTGAATAGTTCGCCTAAGAATACTAAAAAAAACAAACTTAATAGATATGAGTCAGACAAGCGGTTTAACTTACAGATGATACAAACCGGTTTAACTCAATAGATTACTTATGAATTACGGTATTTCAACTTAATATTTAAAAAGACTCAGTCTTTTTCTACGGGCACAAAAACTAGGTTGTAGCATTCAACACTAGCATTAAAATTTCtttgaaaattttatttttggctGATTTAATTGCCTACTTAACTGTTTCTAAGAACTATAAaagggtaaacaaatgaccagaatggagggagtataataaaaAAGACGTAAAAAAAATCgaaaacgacaacaacaacaacaataataacattaATCGTGGCAAAACACTAATAAACATACATAACCAAGTAGTTTAAGAGAAAATATTTGAAGAGTTACAATAGTAAGGTATTATCAATGaaaaaacattttttttgcaCGGAGCGAGTAACCAAGCTTCTTCTGGAGTTCCTTACAAAAGTCAACCAGCCCTTCTCTATTCTTGGCCTCAATATACACGGTATTTAGTAGGACAGCAGCTTTGGCATCCATTTTTTTCTCAACAACAATTAAAAACTAAAAACGGAACACGTTTTAATAATAGGGAAGGGCTGTAATAAAAGCGGCACGGTAAGAAATATAACTCCAAACACTGAAAAACGAAACAACTAATACCAATAATAGGATAGAAGGGTCATAGAAGCAGTCagaaataaacaaaaaaaccTCTTACTCTGTTTTCTGTGTGAGTCGTCGTCACCTTTATCATCCATCTTACTCAAAACAACACTTGAAAACATTCCTTTTGCATCGAGCGAATAACTAAGATTCTCGAATTCCCTACAAAAGTCATTCAGCCCTTCTTCATTATAGACCTCGATATACATTATATCTGGTGGGTCGGCACCTCTAGAATCCATCTTCTTCTCAACAACATTGAAAACAGAATAAACAATGAATAATAATACGGTAAAAGTGTCATACAACCCGTAAGAAATATAACTACAAAATAGTCAACCCTTACTTTGTTTTCTGTGAGACGTCGTCACCTTTATCATCAATCTTCCTCCCTACAACACTGAAATGAAAAAAAGAACCATCAATATTTAGGATGGAAGGGTCATAGAAGCAGTCGGAAATAAATAGAAAACCACTTATTCTGCTTTATGTGAGTCGTCATAACCGTTATCATCCAGCTTCTTCTCAACATCACTGAAAAACATTCTTGTTGCACGGGGCGAGTAACCAAGCTTCTCCT from Silene latifolia isolate original U9 population chromosome 2, ASM4854445v1, whole genome shotgun sequence encodes the following:
- the LOC141644215 gene encoding HIPL1 protein-like — translated: MVGFPAIFLLFHGLLLLQHSSSLPLCTDMRAPMKRNSSLGFCEYSGSVCCDSIKDKQLHNQFVGMNISDHTCASLLKSVLCAACDPFAAELFKTETGDQQQRPVPLLCNSTNSGGRGSSSSKQSTSNFCSVLWNTCKDETIMNSPFAPSLRGRAGVSPVTSNSTTLANLWQSENTFCNAFGTSSRNDSICFNGEPVELGNNTEADVSPKGLCLEKIGSESYINMVPHPDGSNRAFFSNLPGKIWLASIPEQDSEQKLDVDESDPFVDLTDEVLFDTTFGMLGMAFHPDFAHNGRFFASYNCDRLKSPSCAGRCACNSDVNCDPSKFNSSGSSAPCQYQSVIAEFTDNGTSSNPSEPRGKPTEVRRIFTMGLPYTNDHGGQIIFGPDDGYLYVMMGDGGGRGDPYNFAQNKKSILGKILRLDVDNLPSEKEIKDLGLWGHYTIPRDNPYAEDKDLAQEIWAMGFRNPWRCSFDADRHSYFVCADVGQDQYEEVDVVTKGGNYGWNTFEGPILSSPRKPSAVNDSLVTEDLIFPVAGYTHKQVSNKIGSAAISGGFFYRSQTDPCMSGRYLYGDLYASNIWTAIENPENSGNFSSDALPFSCAHDSPMPCGAVPGTTLPALGYIYSFAQDNNKDIFILASSGVYRVVRPSRCNYACSKEIVRPARGPSPSPSSPPSNAQSIKLQKELIFMFFFLLLECLYIWNN